Sequence from the Egibacter rhizosphaerae genome:
AGGTCGACGCCGCGCAGACCGCCGGCACCATGGCCGCCTATCTCGTCGGGTCCCCGCTGCTCGCGGTGGGCTACCTGTCCGTCATCGCCCTCCTGTGCCAGCGTCCGGAGGTGCTCGCGCGCCTGGACCCGCTGCGGCGAACCGGGCGGATGGCCCTGACCGCGTACCTGTCGCAGAGCCTGCTGTGCACCGCGTTCTTCGTGTGGCTGGGGTTCTACGATCGCCTGTCGCCGGCGGCGGCCCTGCTCGTCGTCGTCGCCGTCTGGGTGATCGTCGTGGCCGGGTGCACCCTGTGGATGTCGCGCTTCGACATGGGGCCGGTCGAGCGGCTGTGGCGCCGCCTCACCTACGGACGCGCGCGGGCCGGTGCCTGACGAGGGCGACGCTCAGGTCTCGGCGACGACGAGGTCGTGCAGGGCGTCGAGGTCCTCGGCCAACGCCACCTCCACCCGCTGCAGCACCGCGCTGCCGATGCGACCGCCGAGCCGGCCGAGCCGCAGCCACGGAACGCCGATGTCCAGCCGCGCCTCGACGCGACACCCGTCGCCGGCCGGCTCGAAGCGTTGCTCGCCCGCCAGCCGGAGCCGACCGTTGATCAAGGCGAACGCGTAACGGTGAGGGGGCTCCCAGGCGGTGATCTCCACGGTCCACGGCAAGGTCACGCCCGCGTAGGTGCGAGTGCCGGTGAGGCGGCTGCCCACACCCGGGGTGGCGCCAAGGGAGCCCTCGCCGCCGGCGTGGGCGTGCCCGTCCGGGGCCCGGACCTCGTGAACGCCCCTCCTGCCACCGGGCCATGCGCGCCGGGTCGGTGGCGATCGTGAACACCACCGCGGGCGGTCTCGGGATCGTGATCGACGCGGTGACCGTCTGCGTCACGCCAGGACTAGGCGGCGGGCGCCTCGGGGTGGTGGTGAGGTTCGGCATCGGGGACGTCGAGCAGGTCTCCGGCCAGCCCCCGGCGCACCAGGGCGAGGCGCACGGCACGGTCGACGTCGGCGGCCGTGGTGGTGCCGCCGGTCGTGCGCGCGATCGAGCGCTGCAGACGGCGGCGCTCGAGGTGGGCGCTCGCGATCGCGCGCATCCAGGCCATGCGGTCGTCGTCGTTCGCGGCGAGATCCTCAGCGAGGGCCTCCGCCTGCGCCTCGATCAGCATGAGGGCGAGATCGCGGTCGACGATCTCGAAGGCGAGTTCCTCGTCGATGTGCAACGCGATCGTACGGGTCATGAGGTCGACACCTCGTCGGCTCCCGTCGGCGGGCTGGACGCAGTGGGGGTGCGTCGGGCGGCAAATGGTCCCGCACTCGCCGCCAGCCAGGCAGGCTACCCCGACGCGGTGCCGGCGGTCCGCCTGCTTCCCGGGATGGGGACGGCCGATCGGTCAGGTGGGTTGGTGGCCGAGGGTGCGCTGGTCATCGGGCCGGGTTGCGAGCGGCCGAGGGGGGGTGGTGCGTGCACTAGGATCGCGACGAGATCGGAAGGTTCCTCAATGCAGATCCGGCTGGGCCGTCGGGCCGACTACGCCATCCGCGCCGTGCTGCACATCGCGCGGCGCCACGGCGAGCGCGCGAAGGCTCGTGAGATCGCCGAGGCGATGCACGTCCCCGAGACGTTCCTGCCGCAGATCCTCGCCGCGCTCGTGCGCGCCGAGCTCGTCACGAGCGTGGCCGGACCGGACGGGGGCTACGCGCTCGCCACCGAGCCCGAGCGGGTGTCGATGCTCGACGTCGTGACCGCCGTCGAGGGCGAGGTGCGCTCCACCGACTGCGTGCTCCGCGGGGGACCGTGCCGGTGGGAGGACCGCTGCGCGGTCCACGAGCCGTGGGCGCGTGCGCAGCAAGCCCTGCTCGACCAGCTCGGCGCGACCACGTTCGCCGAGCTGCGCGAGGCGGACGAGCTGCTTGAGGCCGAGCGCGTCGTCTGACAGCAGGCCTGCGGGCATCGCTCCCGACGGTCCCGCACCTACGGTCGCTCGAAGTGCATCCAGTCGTCGAGGCTGCGCCAGCGGCCC
This genomic interval carries:
- a CDS encoding SRPBCC family protein gives rise to the protein MTLPWTVEITAWEPPHRYAFALINGRLRLAGEQRFEPAGDGCRVEARLDIGVPWLRLGRLGGRIGSAVLQRVEVALAEDLDALHDLVVAET
- a CDS encoding RrF2 family transcriptional regulator, whose product is MQIRLGRRADYAIRAVLHIARRHGERAKAREIAEAMHVPETFLPQILAALVRAELVTSVAGPDGGYALATEPERVSMLDVVTAVEGEVRSTDCVLRGGPCRWEDRCAVHEPWARAQQALLDQLGATTFAELREADELLEAERVV